The Helianthus annuus cultivar XRQ/B chromosome 11, HanXRQr2.0-SUNRISE, whole genome shotgun sequence region TGGTAAAATAATTATACACGCTGTTTCTAGTTCAATTCACATGGTAAACCCCGCCACATGCATTCCACCTGGTTCCCCGCCGGTCAACCCACCACCATTTCCACCCACACTATATAACCACCAAAACCCTACCTCACCATCGCATTCAATCTCTTCACAACAAAAAGCTTCAAAACTTCAATATAATCAATCTTTTTCTTTAAATTAATTCCCATTAAATAATCACAACCATGAAGATTATGAAAGTAATCTTCATGATCGCAGCCACCATGGCCATAGCCATAGCAACAACCCtcaccatcacctccaccacgTCCGGTGACAATCAAGAAGCAACGCAGCTCGTTGGGCCGCCAGTTGTGAACCCATTTCCAAAAAGGGTGAGTCGGTTTCTAGCTGAAAACAAGAACCCTCGAGCAGCGGATCATTGCAACAAAGACGACGAGATTTGCTACATCTTAGAAGGAAAAAACTCAACATGTTGCAACAATAAGTGTATGGATTTGAGTGAGGATAAACACAATTGTGGTGGGTGCAAGAAGAAGTGCAAGTTCACAAGCTCATGTTGCAGAGGGGAGTGTGTGAATTTGGCTTATGATAAGAGGCATTGTGGGTCGTGTGGCAACAAGTGTATGCCCGGTGGTTATTGCATTTACGGTCTCTGCAATTACGCATAATCAATCATTTGATCTTGATTGTATGTGATGTGTGTTGAGAAGTTCTTCGATGCTAGGTCGATCGATTATATATACATGCATTAATTTAACTATTCATAGGCACGTTAATATGCCATCAATAATGACCATGTTTGGTCACCCGAATGTTGTATACTCATTTATAATCTAATTtcatgttttataatattaattcATACCCAGTTTTGAATTGTCGATATATTTTTCTTAGGCTTAAGCGCGTTTAAGTTCAAGAATACGCGCACTTGAGCGAGATGAAACTCCTTTCGTTTAAACTGAAGAAGATAGTTAAGAACATGTAGTTGAGTTGGCAAAAGCATGTTATTTAAGCAACTGTGTACGatagaaaaaaaaatcatatataagTTGCTAATTTTGCCAAGAAAAGGTGAAATGAAGGTATGCATGTTCATGTTACCTTAATTCCAGCAATTAAGAATCGCACGTTTGCGTAGAAAGTAGAGAGTGGAAAACTTTTTTTGTGTTTCAAATTAGAAGTTTCCCTTACAAAGTCGTCGCTATGCATGTTGTTTCTTGCATAACACAAATTTTCTactttttaatttattatatgtTCCATTTTCGATCTTTCATGTTCTATTTACTTTTTGTTACACGCTATTTTTCATGAAAAGTTGCATATAAAATAACGTATCTTTTCTACATGTCAACATAGAATCGTTTACTGCTAATATTGAGCTAACTCACTTGGTTTCTATATATCAACATAGGATTGTTTATTGTTAATGTGAAACTAACTCAATTGGAAGAAGTTTATTGTCTATTAATAGGAGGATTTGGGTTCAATCCCAAACAAAGTGTTAATTTGGTATAATTTAGTTGTGATTACAAGTTGTGTATCATTAGCCGATCAAAAAGAAAAATAGGATTGTTCACTAAGCTATAAGAATAAAGCATGTAGATTTTTTCTTGGTCTGATAACCAAATTTATATTGCGCTAGGTTACTTTctcatgtattacacgagttaagAATGTAATGTTATgtatttattaataaaaaagttattttttttaaaatatatgaACTGTATAGTTGAATAAACTTTAGTCTTATACTAATACTAGTAGTAAAACTCATGTGCAAACACGTGTAGTTTTTAGAAAACTATGCAGACCACATATAAATGGTGAATGTGGTTATAGTTATAAATAGACAAGTCGGCCggtaaatacttaaagtttagagtataaaaaataGGAAAATATACGATTTATTAATCTTTGTGAACGAAATAACATCTGCATTCAAGCAACTGTTAATAATTACAAATCAAATATTTAGACTGTAAAACACATTAGACACAACTTCATCATAGAAATCAAATAAATCCTATATCAGTAGCCCACTAAAGAAAAAAACTATATTCACTTAAGAAGTGCTGGACTCTAAATTTCCATTATCCTTCAACCGGATCATACAACATAAACTCAGCACATTGCATCGTCACCTTCTTCTTTAGCATCTCGGTGTATTTATTGATCTTTGACCCATCCATGATGTGCTGCATTATAATCTAATCAATAAAAACATTAATATGTTGTTTTTTAAAGATTCCAAAATGTTGTTTAAAATTATCAAAAGGATtgttcaaaaatgacaaaaaagaAAAACTTCGTTTAAAAGAGTAAACCACTCTTTTagtggttcaaaagtctgtttgaccaaagtcaaaccaccgttttaacctaacagtggtttcaaccactaTTTTCTCCACAAAActttgttttaacccaacagtggttttaaacatCTGTTTTCTTCCATCTATTGATCAAAGTctacagatgtatcaaccactattttattttcaaacatctgttcacaaCAATTAGAGGTTTCAAAACATAAACAGACATTTGCCACTATTATAAGCTTTTAAACTCTCAAccctaaatatttatttaattaattttttttcacCTCATTTAAAGTTTTCTAACTTTTCTAAACAGGCCTTCCCCCTTTACACTTTGAGTTTTAGAGGACAGAACTCCAACTAACCTGACTAACCTGATTGATCGCATTCATTATTACCACTGTGATGTAGTACCATATGTTCAAAAAGGTGTACCTTGTTTGGCTTGTTATTTTGTGTGATTACTGTTGTAGAGCCTTTAATTATCATCAAACAACCATCTTGTCAGTAGAAATTGAGCAAGATTTCAATCTTTGTTTTCATTCCCATACTAAGATCTTCATCACCGGTATATCTTGAAATTTACCGCCCATCTCAGTATCTAAAAACTCCTGCAGCCAATTGATTATTTGTAAACAGAAACCAAAATTTCTCTAAGAATAAAAGCACCCTTTTGAATGCCACCAAAATGCTCTAACCATGTTTGACTTCTGTAGGCCATATTTTGACCATCCATAAGAACACGTTTGAAACTTTGAGTGTATAACATTGCAGCATGGCCTGATCTTTGAAATGCGTCGACTGTTTTCCAACATTGACTATGCAGACATTCACTTAGATGCTGGCCCATATCATAGTGATCCAAACACTGAAAAAACGCCACCTTATTGATGATCATAATACTGCTGCAATAAAGAAAAATAGACAGATATACCATATCCACCGGTTGTCATCATTTTATGTTTGCATCTAAAGCTTTCTAGGCTGCTTCACATTCAGCGACTTGTCATTCACGCTCTTCAATGTAACTctgcatctctctctctctctctctctctctctctctctctctctctctctctctctccttcatGATTCTGTCTTGTATATGTGCATCTAAAGCTTCACGATGAGAAAGCCAAACCTCATATAACTAAATAAAACTCGATTGATTTGATGTGAAATTAATGAAACACTAACTTAGAGAATGAAGATTTGAAGATTACTTTGGAGAAATGTTGTTCGGTTGATGTAGTCATGGTCGCCGACGATGGAAGATCGGAATCGCCGTAGTCGGTTGCTTTCTCCGGTCAAGTA contains the following coding sequences:
- the LOC110921378 gene encoding stigma-specific STIG1-like protein 2 is translated as MKIMKVIFMIAATMAIAIATTLTITSTTSGDNQEATQLVGPPVVNPFPKRVSRFLAENKNPRAADHCNKDDEICYILEGKNSTCCNNKCMDLSEDKHNCGGCKKKCKFTSSCCRGECVNLAYDKRHCGSCGNKCMPGGYCIYGLCNYA